AGGGCCGCACCAAAACCTCGATTCGCGTCCTCACCGAAACCGAGCGCGCCGAAGAGATCGCCCGCATGATGTCCGGCGCAACCGTCACCGACACCTCCCGCAAACACGCCGAGCAAATGCTCAAAACCAGCAAGTAGCCCTGTCTACACAAAAGCGGGTGCCCCACATCTCGCAGAGATGTGGGTTCAAATCACCATCTAACCCCTCTCGGACTCATGCGCGGCCCGTCCCATCTCCGCCAGCTTGGCAATCGTATTCATATTCCGCATCGTGCCGTTCTTTCCCGCGGGAATCTTCAGCTTTGCGTCGCCGATCCCATCCGCATAAAAGACATAAATCTCGCGCCGCCCCAGCGCCAGCTCTTCGCGGTTGCGATGAGTCACGGTGTCGAGCGCATCCGTCGGTGGCGGCTCGTCGAGAAAGATAGCGACGCTCCAGTTGCCGGGCTTGCCGTGAAAGGGATTGGCGGCGAGCACGCCGGCCATCTCCTCCGCCGTGCGAACAATCACCCCCACCGGCTTGCCCGCGAACTTCGCCAGCTCCGCTTCGAGCCCCGCCTTCACCTGCGCCCCGGTCTTCTTTGTGGTGAAGACCACATTGCCGCTCGCAATATAGGTCTTCACGTCAGCGAAGCCCAGCCGCTCGCACATCGCCTTCAGCTCCGGCATGGGCAGCTTGTTGGTGGGGCCAAGATTCACTGCACGCAGCAGGGCAATGTAGGCGGTCATAAGAGATTCCATGGTAATCGTTCTCCCCGGTCCCAGCAGGCTCGCCTGGCCCCCGTCGCCCGGCAGGCGCAGGTTAATTGATCAGCCAACTCCACCCGCGGCCATTTGCCGCCAATTCGCTTCAATTCCGCTATTCTTTAGATAGGAGATCACCGCATCCTCAGGCATGACGCCGCCCGAAAATACGAAAATATGTGAATACGCATTCACATTCTTCCCGCGCGGCCTTTGTGATCCTGCAAGCCATTGACCCCGCTGCACTTACAGCCCACAAGTCCGCCCTCCGGCGTCACAGTCGCAAAATAATGCGAATTCGCATTCACATTCTCATTCCGGCGCAGCAAACGCCGTAAGCCATGACAGTACAACCAGATACCAGCGCCTTTGTCCTCCGGGTCCGCTCACGCCCGGAAAAAATACACGCAAATGTGATTCCAGATTCACATTTCCCCAAAGCCGCTCCGCAATCCCCGATCCCTACCCCGTAACCATGTCGTAAACATCAGCCCTCTCGCAAACCCATTCTCCCCGGCCCGGTTTCCTTGCCCGGCAGCCTCCATTATGCTGAGGCAGGAGAACCAAAGTTGACCCGATTCGCAGAACCCATGGCGCGCCTCATTGAGGAGCTGCGCAAGCTGCCCGGCATCGGCACCCGCAGCGCCCAGCGGCTGGCCTTCCATATCCTGCGCTCCAGCACTGCCGACGCCGAGGCTCTCGCCGGCGCCGTACGCGACCTCAAGGCCCAGCTCCGCCTCTGCTCGGTCTGCAACAACATCACCGACGTTGATCCCTGCGTCTTCTGCAGCAGCCCCACCCGCAACCAGCGCCTGGTCTGCGTCGTCGAGGAGCCCACCAACATCGCCGCCGTCGAGAAAACCCGTGGCTACAATGGCGTCTATCACGTGCTGCATGGCACGCTTTCGCCGCTGCACGGCGTCGGCCCCGAACACCTGCGCACCGTCAACCTGCTGGCCCGCGTCGAGCGCGGCGAGGTGGACGAGCTCATCCTGGCCACCTCCCCCACCGTCGAGGGCGAGGCCACAGCCAACTATCTTGCTGACCTGCTGCGCCCCTTGCGAGTGCGCCTCACCCGCATCGCCACCGGAGTCCCGGCAGGCAGTGACATTGAATACGTGGACGAGGTCACGATGACCCGCGCCCTCGAAGGCCGCCGGGAGCTATAGGAACCCGGCAAGCCAGCTCTGGCCGGGAACACTCGCCGGGAACATTCTCTGACCCGCCCAGGCTCCTTGCGCTACTTCCCTGCCCGCTCGCCAGAGGTGAAGGGCGTCCAGGGATAGGCGATCATGTCGCGCAGGACTGGCTTCTCCCAGTTGAACTGGGGATGAGCGGCGAGGAACGGCTTGACGTAAAAACTGTGGCCGCCGGGGTGCCCGGCGTGGGCGACGAGTTGCATGCGGGCAGCCATCGCGCTATCGGTGGCCTTGCCCTGCACCGCTCCCTCGGGAAAGAAGGGTGGATCGCCCCAGACTGGCACGCCGCGCGGCGAGCGGTCAATGTGCCCGCAGAGGGTGCGCTCGTCGGGATCCACCTTCTTTTCCCATGAGTCGTAGTGATCGCCGAGGAACTGTTCGGCGAGCGAAACGTCGATGCGGCCCTTGTACTGCTTCATGAGCTGGAGCCAGCGCACGTGGCGGGCATTCGGCGAGGAGCTCATGTCCGCAGGGTCGTAGCCGATGGTTTCGTCGCGGATCAGGGCCGGGTCGCGGGCGAAGTTGGCGCTGACGAAGTAGCCGTTCTTCTTCTTCCAGAGCTTGACGTGCTTGAGTCCGAGTTCCAGGTAGCCGATTTCGCCGGTCTTGCGGTCGCCGATCAGCCAGTCATTGGCGTAGCCGCCGTTGTTGCCCTTCTCCATGATGGCGGCGTACTGGTCGATGCTGCCGGCGTATTGCATCGCTTGACGGGCCCGCACGAACTCGGGGATGGCATCCGACTTCCAGCCGACGAAACCGGAGATGGTCGTCTCCGTAATCATGAGGCCGTCGCTGTTGACGCCGAAATCGTCTTCACTGGTGATGAGCCCCGGAGCGCCATCCATGATCATGCGGTAGCCATGGGCAGGCTGAATGTCAAAGATGATCGTCCAGCGCTCGCCGTCGGCATAGTTGGTCCAGTTGTTGTGGGCAATGACGATCTGGCCGCCCTTGGTCCAGTCGCCGGTTGCGATAAAGGCGCTGCACCGGCCGGGAGCCTTGGGCGTGACGGGCTGATGCTTCTGGAGCTTGAGCCACGGAATGTAGTACTCGCCGATCTCGATGTTGCCGTTCATGGCAACGATGTCCCACAGATCCAGATGGCCGCCGCGCGCCTCCACACCCTCGGCGATGCCCTTAAGCTCGGCGCGGTACTCGGCGTTGATGTGCGGCCAGAGGATGGTGCGGGCGGTCTGGCGGTAGAACGTCCAGGGATAGGCCGGGGTAGCGTGGGCCTCTTCGACGCGCAGGGTGCGGGCGAAGTCCTCAATCTGCGGGGCGAGCAGATAGCCGTGCTGGAAGCCGATCGCTTCGGGAGTGCCCTGCAGGTGGACGTAGGTCCAGCCGTTCTGCTGGAAGCGGTAGGCTCCGGCGAGGCGCGGGTCTTTGGCCCCAGAGGTGGCAGCGGCGGGAGCGGCCAGAGCCGCGCCGGCCAGCGAAGCCAGCAGGGTGGCAAACAGAAGTGAGCGGCAGAGACGGACGATCATGAGGACCCCGAAACCGAAGATGCTCCTGAAGTTACCACGCGGAGGGGGAAGAAACCCATGAGGATTTCGCATGCAAGCTGTTCATTTTGAGGAGATCAAGAGACTCGCTTTTGCCCATGGCCGGAGGCGCAACTAGAAAGGCACCCGGACTGTTGACCGGATGCCTCTGCTGAAGTGATTCTGCATTGCGTGGCCGCGGATATTAGCGCTTCTTTTTGGCGGCTGGCTTGGCTGCGGGTTTCGCGGGCGGCTTCTTCGCTGCGGGTTTGGCCGCAGGCTTCGGAGCTACTTTTTTAGCAACAGGCTTGGCGGCCGGTTTGGATGCCTTCTTCGCCACCGGCTTCGCAGCCTTGGCGGGAGCAGGCTTGGCGGCCTTCTTTGCCGGGGCCGGAGCGGCCTTTTTCGCCGCCGGTTTGGGAGCGGGCTTTGCGGCCGGTGCGGCCACGGGCTTGGCGGCTTTGGCAGGAGCCGGTTTCGCAGCCTTGGCGGCGGGCTTGGGTTCTGCTTTTTGCTCGGCCTTGTGAACAGCAGGAGCGGCCGGTTTCACGGCTTTGTCGGCCGGCTTCGGGGCGGATTGAGCCTCAGGCTTGGCTGTCTTGGCTGCGCGAGAGGGCTTCGCCGGAGCGTGCTCCTCTTCTTCTTCGTCAGCATCCTCATCGGCGTGATGATCTTCGTGCTCGTCCTCGTCTTCGTGGCCGGATTCGTCGTCTTCGTCATAACCGGAGGGCATAACGATGTCGGGCGACTCCTCTTCCTCAACTTCAACCTTGGGAGCGCGGCGCGAGCGTGAGCGGCGAATGGTGACCGGCGGCGGCGGCGCGGGTGGCGAGTAAGGCTCCAGGAAGGCGCGCATAGCCTCTTCGGTCTCGAGTTTGCCGTCAATGAGCGCAAAGAAGAGCTCATTGAGCAGGTGGCCGTACTCGGGCAGATCGGCGGTGATGCGCATCTCGGCCATGAGCACGGTGGGAATCTTTTGCCGGGCCTCGGGCCAGACCTCAAAGAAGTTCTTGAAGCGGGTCTGCACCGGAGCGCTCTTGCTGGTGAAGGCCAGCCACAGTACCGGCTCAGGCTGATAGTTCGCAATCAGCTTCCAGGTGGCCGAGGGCGTAGAGGTTTCCTTGG
The DNA window shown above is from Acidobacterium capsulatum ATCC 51196 and carries:
- a CDS encoding DUF1697 domain-containing protein, translating into MESLMTAYIALLRAVNLGPTNKLPMPELKAMCERLGFADVKTYIASGNVVFTTKKTGAQVKAGLEAELAKFAGKPVGVIVRTAEEMAGVLAANPFHGKPGNWSVAIFLDEPPPTDALDTVTHRNREELALGRREIYVFYADGIGDAKLKIPAGKNGTMRNMNTIAKLAEMGRAAHESERG
- the recR gene encoding recombination mediator RecR, whose translation is MTRFAEPMARLIEELRKLPGIGTRSAQRLAFHILRSSTADAEALAGAVRDLKAQLRLCSVCNNITDVDPCVFCSSPTRNQRLVCVVEEPTNIAAVEKTRGYNGVYHVLHGTLSPLHGVGPEHLRTVNLLARVERGEVDELILATSPTVEGEATANYLADLLRPLRVRLTRIATGVPAGSDIEYVDEVTMTRALEGRREL
- a CDS encoding C45 family autoproteolytic acyltransferase/hydolase, which encodes MIVRLCRSLLFATLLASLAGAALAAPAAATSGAKDPRLAGAYRFQQNGWTYVHLQGTPEAIGFQHGYLLAPQIEDFARTLRVEEAHATPAYPWTFYRQTARTILWPHINAEYRAELKGIAEGVEARGGHLDLWDIVAMNGNIEIGEYYIPWLKLQKHQPVTPKAPGRCSAFIATGDWTKGGQIVIAHNNWTNYADGERWTIIFDIQPAHGYRMIMDGAPGLITSEDDFGVNSDGLMITETTISGFVGWKSDAIPEFVRARQAMQYAGSIDQYAAIMEKGNNGGYANDWLIGDRKTGEIGYLELGLKHVKLWKKKNGYFVSANFARDPALIRDETIGYDPADMSSSPNARHVRWLQLMKQYKGRIDVSLAEQFLGDHYDSWEKKVDPDERTLCGHIDRSPRGVPVWGDPPFFPEGAVQGKATDSAMAARMQLVAHAGHPGGHSFYVKPFLAAHPQFNWEKPVLRDMIAYPWTPFTSGERAGK